CTCAGAAAAGCCCATCGGCGCGTGCCTCTCACGCGCCGACGACATGATGCAGCAGGCCATGTTCCGCATCGAGGAAGAGTTCAGGTCTCTCATGGATCACGGCGCCGAGTCGTTCCCGGTGAGCCACCGTTTCGACGAATCGGAGGAGGAAGACGATTTTGATGATGGAGAAGAAGACTATGACGATTCTCAGATCCCAGTCGCGCAGCCACTAACTGACTACGACCTAATCATCGACGCGCTCTCTTCGGCCACGATCAACGACCTCCACGAGATAACTAAGCGCATGCTCGCCGCTGGATTCGGCAAATCGTGCTCCCACGTGTACAGTGGGTCCCGGAGAGAGTTTCTCGAAGAGAGCATGTCGAGGTTGGGCCTCCAGAAGCTGAGCATCGAAGACGTTCATAAGATGCAGTGGCAGGAGCTCGAGGATGAGATCGACCGTTGGATCAAAGCCGCCAACGTCGCTCTCCGCATCCTCTTCCCTAGCGAGCGCCGTCTCTGCGACCGTGTCTTCTTCGGCTTCTCCTCGGCTGCTGATCTCTCCTTCATGGAGGTTTGCCGCGGCTCAACGATTCAGCTCTTGAACTTCGCTGACGCTATAGCTATTGGAAGCAGGTCTCCAGAGAGGCTGTTTAAAGTGCTCGACGTGTTCGAGACGATGAGGGATTTGATGGTTGAGTTCGAGTCTGTGTTCTCTGATCAGTTTTGCTTGGTGCTTAGACACGAAGCTGTGACTATCTGGAAGCGGTTGGGGGAGGCGGTTAGAGGTATATTCATGGAGCTTGAGAATCTGATCCGGCGAGATCCGGCTAAGGCTGCTGTTCCGGGGGGTGGTCTGCATCCGATCACTCGGTACGTGATGAACTACCTCCGTGCGGCGTGCAGGTCTAGGCAAACTCTGGAGCAAGTGTTTGAGGAGAGCAATGGTGTGCCGTCGAAAGACTCGACTCTGTTGACTGTGCAGATGTCTTGGATCATGGAGCTTTTGGAGAGTAATCTCGAAGTTAAGTCCAAAGTGTATAAAGATCCGGCGTTGAGCTATGTGTTTCTGATGAACAACGGGAGATACATTGTTCAGAAAGTGAGAGACGGCGAGCTTGGAGTGCTTTTGGGAGAGGATTGGATTCGGAAACATAACGCTAAAGTGAAGCAATACCATACGAGTTATCAGAGAAGCTCGTGGAATAAGTTGCTTGGGTTGCTGAAGGTGGACAACTCGGCGGCGGGGATGAACGGGTTGGGGAAAACGATGAAGGAGAAGCTGAAGGAGTTTAATATGCAGTTTGATGAGGTGTGTAAAGCTCACTCGACTTGGGTTGTGTTTGACGAGCAGATGAGAGAGGAGCTGAGAACCTCGCTGGCTAGGCTGTTGTTGCCGGCGTACGGGAACTTTATTGGAAGGTTTCAGAATCTTGGAGATATAGGGAAAAATGCAGATAGGTACATCAAGTATGGTGTTGAGGATATTGAGGCGCGTGTTAACGAGTTGTTCAAAGGGACAACGACCGCAAGAAAATGAAGGTATAACAGAGATAGCTTCCACTTGTAAGATGTTTGTAAACGAACTACATGCTGATGACCAGCAGAGAGAGACTTGCAGGCTGGATTTGTAAAATGTATCGGTATGGACAGCTATGTTAGTGTTTGTGTTATGTTGTGTTGTATTTTTTTTTTTTTGTCACAGCTTATATTATAAAAGCTCAGAGAGCAACAAAGCCATGCTCGACGGTGGGATGATAATAAAAAGCATTACAAAACATTGAAAGATAGAGCTTTCAAGGGGCGAGTCAAGCTCAGCGGTATAAAGAGTCCCATGGAGAAACTTCATCTTTTTCCTAAAACGAACTGATAGTCGAAAACGACGTTGATACACCTGTAAGCAACGGTTGGAATGATGACCGACAAGAGCTTTTGGTGAGAAGCTCCATGACCGTATAGAAAACAAAGTCCTAACTGACTTGATTTGGCATTGACTAGAATAGATGGACTATGTG
The DNA window shown above is from Brassica oleracea var. oleracea cultivar TO1000 chromosome C3, BOL, whole genome shotgun sequence and carries:
- the LOC106335399 gene encoding exocyst complex component EXO70B1-like gives rise to the protein MAENGEEKLLAVARRIAKTLGHNESMADDILQIFSTFDGRFSREKLSEDQPSEDGSGGVAALERALNSLDSQISRFVASDQPIWSDPADSAAFLDSIDELVTITREWSHASSEKPIGACLSRADDMMQQAMFRIEEEFRSLMDHGAESFPVSHRFDESEEEDDFDDGEEDYDDSQIPVAQPLTDYDLIIDALSSATINDLHEITKRMLAAGFGKSCSHVYSGSRREFLEESMSRLGLQKLSIEDVHKMQWQELEDEIDRWIKAANVALRILFPSERRLCDRVFFGFSSAADLSFMEVCRGSTIQLLNFADAIAIGSRSPERLFKVLDVFETMRDLMVEFESVFSDQFCLVLRHEAVTIWKRLGEAVRGIFMELENLIRRDPAKAAVPGGGLHPITRYVMNYLRAACRSRQTLEQVFEESNGVPSKDSTLLTVQMSWIMELLESNLEVKSKVYKDPALSYVFLMNNGRYIVQKVRDGELGVLLGEDWIRKHNAKVKQYHTSYQRSSWNKLLGLLKVDNSAAGMNGLGKTMKEKLKEFNMQFDEVCKAHSTWVVFDEQMREELRTSLARLLLPAYGNFIGRFQNLGDIGKNADRYIKYGVEDIEARVNELFKGTTTARK